The nucleotide window CAGTGTACGGAGACCGAGAAAGTCAAACTTAACCAGACCGGCTGCTTCAACGTCGTCTTTATCGTACTGCGTCACCAACACGCCAGGCTCAGGCACAAAGACCGGTACATGACTCCATAAAGGGCCTTCACTAATCACCACACCAGCAGCGTGCATCCCGGCATGACGCGTCAGATCCTCAAGTGTTTGCGCACTTTGAATCAGCTCATTGATGACGGCATCCTCTGCGCAGGCGCGCCGAAGGCGTGGTTCTTTTTCGAGCGCTTCGGGAATCGACACGCTCTTGCCTTGTATCGGTTCAGGAATAAGCGTGGCAATTCGGCCAGCGTCTTGAGGAGTCATACCCATCACGCGTGCAACGTCACGCACTACGCTTCGGCTTTTCAGGGCATGAAAGGTGGCGATTTGCCCGACGCTCTCTTTGCCGTACTTTTCTTTCACATAATCAATCACTTCGTCGCGGCGATCCATACAAAAGTCGATATCGAAGTCGGGCATCGACACACGTTCTGGATTCAAAAAACGTTCAAAGAGCAAACCGTACTCGATGGGATCGAGGCCTGTGATACCCATGGCGTACGCCACAATGGAACCTGCACCCGAACCACGGCCAGGGCCAACAGGAATGCCTTTTTGTTTTGCGTGATTGATAAAATCAGCCACGATAAGAAAGTAACTTGCAAAACCCATCGACACGATGACATCGCATTCGTGTGCAAGACGTTTTCGGTAAGCCTCGTGATCAACCGCTCGTCCCGTCTCGTTGAACTCCGCAAAGCGACTCTCGAGGCCTTCATTAGCCAGCTTGCGAAAGTAGGTGTTGTCATCCATGCCTTGGGGCACGGGGAAATTAGGCATCACAGGCGGGCTCAACGGATCGACCGCTCCGCCGCACATTTCTGCAATGAGCAAAGTGTTTTTTATCGCCTCGGTTTTCTCGGCGAAGCGCTCGAGCATTTCCTCTGCGCTCTTTAGATAAAGCTCTTCATTCTTGTGATAGGAAGCTTCGCTATCCTTCAGAGTCATACCCGATGCGATGCATTGCAAAATCAACTTGGCGCGATGGTCTTTTTTTTCTGGATAGTGGCAATCGTTTGTAGCCACGATCGGAAAGTCTAAGCTTTTTGCAAGCTCACACAAAATACGGTTCAAGGGCTTTTGTTCGACAAAGCCGTGATCTTGCAGCTCCACGAAGAAAGCACCCGGCTCGAAACACTCACCCAACTGACCCATCACAAGTTTTCCGTTGCCAGAGCCTTTTTGCAAAATGCTTTGTGCCAAAAACCCGCCCATGCATGCACTAAGACCGACAAGGCCCTCGCGGTGTGCATGAAGCAGTTCATAGTCGATAGCGCGCGGCTTATCCTCGCTGCCATTAATCCAAGCACGGGAAACGAGATTCACTAAGTTTTGGTAGCCTTTCTGGCTACGTGCCAGCAGCAGCAGATGCTGTCCCGGGCCCTGGCTTTGATTCACCGCATCGACGAAATCAATTTCGCAACCAAGGATCGGTGCCACGCCCTCTGATTTACAGGCTTTATTGAACTGCATGGCCCCAAACATGTTGCCGTGATCGCTCAATGCGATCGCTGGAGCGCCTTGCTCCTTCGCCCACTTTGCAAGCTGCTTGATACGGATAGCGCCATCCAGCATGGAGTACTGGGAGTGAACGTGCAGATGAACAAACTGTGAATTCGACATAGAACGAGATTATGTACCTGAGCCTTACCTTGATTGAAAAGGCCTGATACCCTCCCCGTCGCATGTCTACCTCTTCTGAGAGCTTTTGCCAGCGTCTTGACCTCGGGCCAAATGACAGGCGGCGCCGATTGCAGCTCATGGGATTAACGGAAAGCATTTGGCCAAAAAGCCAAATACTTTCGGTCTATGTAAAAAAGTACGAGCAGGAAATCTTAGATGATTTCGAAGCGCAACTCAGGGACTTCAAGCAGATCTATCATGCGGTAATTCCACGTTTTCGTCTCGACGAAATGCATGCCTTGATTGAAAAACAAATCAGAAATCTTGGCCATGAAATCCACACCGAAGAATACTTTGAAGAGCGTTTGCGCCTCGGCTCAGCCTACGGCAAGGCTGAGCTACCAGCTTTTGTCTGCAACTATCTATTTCACTTGCTTAGCAATTGCCTCCTCGCTTCGTTGAATAATCATCAACAGCAGGACCTGGATGCGGTTGCAGAACGCTTGCTGTGTTTGGATTTGTCGCTGGCTCTGGAAGTCATTGCTCTTATGGAGCGCCGCTCGCGCAAGGAGCGATCAAGCGATCGAAAAACACCAATCGAATCGGACAATGCTGCGCTCTATCCCCTTCCCAAGGTTGAAAAAGGCTACGTCCTTACCGTCCTTGAGCAAGTTCTTTCTCCAGATACACAAAATCTGTCTCCGATGAGTGTCGTTGTTGCCGAAGTCGATCGCTTGGCAATCATCAATCAAACGCATGGTCAAGCGATTGGCGATGAAGTTCTAAGACGTGTTTCGGTACGTATGCGGAGTGCTTTACGCGATGAAGACACGGTTGGCCGCTACGGTGGCGATGATTTTTTGATTTTGCTTCGTGATGCACCTTTGGACATGGCTCGCGATGTGGCTGAACGCCTAAGACGCCGAGTTGCAGCCGAACCGATACGTTTGCGCGATCAGCAGATCCATCCGACCATTACCGTGGGAGTGGTGCAAGCAGGCTCGAGCGAAGGCGCTGAACTCCTGTTTAGGCGTGCACGCTCCGCCTTAGAAGCCGCTATTGAAGCGGGCCGCAACTGCGTACGCTGCAGCTAAACCGTTACTCGTATTCGCTCGAAGCACTAAGCCACGAACTAAACACGTGGCGAATGTCGTCTAAAGAATCCTCAATCATCAAAGGCATCGTCTGCGCGTAAGTATCAAGCAGCACAAGCGCGTTCACGGACGAGTCGGTTTCGGTGGCAGCCCGAAACCGAGCAGCAAGCGCCATGTTAACTTTTTGCATGGCACGATAGATTTTCGTGAGCCCACCAAGCTCATGGTCCATTGCCTTACCAGTTTGGTAGCGAAAATACTGCGCCAGCATGTACATGGAGGCCACCCGATAAATCACTTCTTCCTCGCTCGGAACTGGCAAATGGAAACGAGCCATCGGCCGAAACACCGCGGGATGAGGGCAACCGCTCGTTGCCATAATAAGACCCATCAGTGAGCCGATTGCACTTTGTGCCGTAGTTTTTTGAGCAACGATACGCTCAGCCGCACGGACTCTCAATCGCACGCGATCGTGGGAAACAATCGTATCAAAACGCCGAAGGACATCGACCAACGCCACCGCAGCCGGGCAGTGCGGATAATCCGCCTTCCTCAAGGGACAGTTGGAGCACTGATGAAACTCGAGCCGTGTCCAGTCGGGCAGGTTTTGCTTGGCAGGAACTTGTAGCTGGTAGCTCTGGGCATCAAACACAAAACGAAAGCTTTCTTTCTGAGCGTTGTCGAATTCGAAAATGTACTCGACGACTTCTGTCTTGTGCCCATTTTCCGCCATGCATGTGATTAAACGCAGGAAAACGAAAAGTGCGCAAAAAACACAGCTTTGCCACGGTAAAAGGGTAAACCCCCCGCAACTTTTGAGCTGGCTTCCAAGCTAAAAAAACGCTAGGCTTTCCCATTCGACCCCCAAAACCGCTGTTTTACCGGGTTAATGGACGATGAAGCTCAGCCGAGAGATTGCCTTGCAGCTTTTGAGGCTTGGTGCTACAAAGCGCCTTCTTTGTGAGGAAAAAGTATTATGCGTGCCACGCCATTAACCCAAGTAAAAGAACGCTTAAAATAAAGAAGCACTTATCAAAGCAGTGCAGGGTCTTACCACCAAAGAGTTGTGGATTGACCGGATTAACGAAGATAAGGGTCTTGAGCATGTCTCTAATGCAAAGTTATTGCACTTGCACGATGTGCTTAGCAGCGTAAAAAAAGAGTTTGGTAGCCGCACGAAGTTGATTGACTCAATGTGTACGCTTCAAAACCGCAGCAAAGACGCAGACTACCGTAAATCGCTTGAAAGCCTAAGCACACCGCGCTTGTTCGACAAACAACGCGCACTTGCTAAAAAAGCCAAAGCTCGCTCGTAGCGGCCAGGACTTGCTTTTAGCGAAGCATCGTAAAGTAGGCCTCAACCAGTGTAGGGCCGAAGAACAAGTATTCAACAGCAGCCAGCGCGAGGAAAGGTCCGAAGGGCATTTTAAGCCGCCCTTTGCTTTTCGGCGTATCCGTTTGATCGGGATCCGCTTCATCCTGGCTTGGCTCCTGTGCTTCGATGGCGCCTTTGGGCTTGAGACTGCGACCGCTTAATAAAAGCACCGCAGCTGCGAAAACGCCTTGAAATGAGGCGGCCATAAGAGAAAACAGTACGCCTTTCCAGCCAAGGAAAGCACCAATCATCATGAGAAGTTTGGAATCACCTTCGCCCATGCCGCGACGAGCGAAGAGTATCTCGTAGCCCCACACGAAAAGCACTTGAATACCCAAGTAACCGAGGCCGGCGCCGAGCGCGGCATCAAGAGCGCCAGGCTCCTGGCGCAAGCTCACCGTAACAAGTCCCAACGCAGCGCCTGGCAAGGTCACCTCGTCTGGAATCAACATACAATCAAGATCAATGAAGGTAGCAACCAGCAAACCACCGACGAAAGTAAAATAGATGCCCGCTTCAATGACGGCAGCAAGCATATAGCGATCGGGACTGGCCCATACCACCCACAGCTCAGCGATAGCCAGCGCTAAAACAGCACCCAATAGCTCAACCAAAGGGTAGCGTATGGAAAGCTTTACGCCACAACACGCCGCCTTGCCTCGCAAAAAAACATAGCCCAAAATAGGTACGTTTTGCCAAGCGCGAACAGGTGCACCGCACGCAGGGCAATGGCTTGGCGGTTTGATGACCGACATCTCCAAAGGCCATCGGTAAATTGCCACATTGAAAAAACTGCCCCACGCCGCGCCTAGCACAAAAGCCACAGTGCGTATAAACCATGGTGATAGGTCAGAAACGAGCATGATTCATGCAATGTAAAACGTTAGTACTTACAAAGAAAGAAAAGGTAGATTGAGATCATGAACTTCCTTGAAAACCCACGCGAAGCTCTCACAGAAGCAGGCTGCGTCGTCATCAAGGTGGGCTCCAAAGTCCTCGCTGGCTCGAAGCACAACGGCTGGCTTGATGCCTTTGCGGCTCAGATTGCGGCTTTACGTGCCCAAGGCCGCGAAGTCGTCGTGGTGACCTCGGGCGCCATCGCATGGGGTTATCCTCGGCTTGGCCTCACGGAGCGACCCACCGAAATGGCTCTTTTGCAAGCCTCGGCTGCGGCAGGACAAAGCCATCTCATGCAAGCCTATGAGCAATCCTTCGCAAAGCACGGTCTGGCTGCAGCCCAAGTTCTGCTCACTCGGACAGGAATCATCCCGCGCGATCGCTATCTCAATGCGAGCGCAGCGCTGAACGCTCTGTTGGATCACGGACTCGTTCCGATTGTAAACGAAAACGACACCGTTTCGATTGATGAGATTACCTTTGGTGACAACGACCATCTTGCGGCCATGGTGTCGTGGCTGGTTGGCGCCGACTTGCTGATTTTGCTTACCAGCGTGGATGGCTTGCTTGATGCGGAGCAAAAACGCGTAAGCCTGGTTCCCGAAATGGCCACCGTCAGCGATCTGGTCAAAGAAGAAAAAAGCACCGACGGCACAGGCGGCATGGACTCGAAACTCAAAGCGGCCGCCTCGGCAGCCAAACATGGCGTACCTGTGGTGATAGCAAACGGTAACGACGGAAGCATCCTGCAGTACATACTTGATGGACAAGATGTAGGCACCCTTGTACTTCCTCAAGGCTCACGCCTGGCGTCACGCAAGCATTGGATTGCCTATACCTTGCATCCGGAAGGAAGCGTAGTCGTTGATCACGGCGCCGCCAAAGCCTTAGTCCAAGGCAAAAAAAGTTTGCTGCCTGCTGGAGTCGTTCAAGTCCAAGGTGATTTTGCGGCTGGCGATTCGGTGCGCATCATTGATGAGCATGGCGAAGAAATCGCCCGTGGGCTGAGCCGCTACAGCGCAGAGGATGCAAAAAAACTCATTGGCGTTCAAAGTCATGAAATTGCAGAGTGTTTGGGCCGAAACGATGGGCATGAAATTGTCCACAGAGATGATATGGTAGTGATCTACGATGCAAGTCACTACGACAAGAAATAAGAACATGACTGATAGCAACACAAGTGGGGAGCAAACTAAAAGCCAAATCACTGATTTAGCGCTAGCGTCAAAGGCGGCAGCGCGCAGTCTTGCGAGTTTGCCAACTGAAAAGAAAAACGCTGTGCTGTTACAAGTGGCTGAGTTACTGCGGGCGAGGCCAAAACTGACTACTTGAAGCCAATCAAAAAGACTTGGCGTATGCTAAAGACAAAGGTCTAAGTAGCGCTTTGCTGGATCGCTTGCGTTTGGATGAAAAGCGCATCGACGACGTGGCCAATGCCGTTAGCCAAGTGGCAGCCATGAATGATCCCATTGGCGAAGTGACGGGGCTTCACACTACGCCAGGCGGTGTTCAAGTTGGCCAGATGCGTGTGCCTTTGGGACTTATCATGATGATTTACGAGTCACGCCCTAATGTCACAGCTGATGCGGCGGCCCTCTGTCTTAAAAGCGGCAACGCCTGCATTTTGCGTGGTGGCTCCGAAGCCTTTCATAGCAACACGGCCTTTGCCAAGGTCTTCGAGCAGGCCTTGGAAGAACAAGGTCTACCCAAAGCAGCGGTTAGCTTAGTTCCCACGACGGACCGTGAAGCAACGCTCCATCTGCTCGGCCTTCATGGCATCATTGATCTGGTGATTCCTCGCGGTGGCGAGCGGCTCATTCATTTTGTCGCTGAGCATGCCAAAATACCCGTCGTGCAACATTACAAAGGCCTATGTCACGTCTACGTCGACGGCGATGCCGATTTTGACATGGCAGAGCGCATTGCCATCAATGCCAAAGTGCAGCGCCCTGGGGTCTGCAACGCCATGGAAACTTTACTGGTCGATCAAGCCTGCGCCAAAAGTTTTTTGCCCAGAGTCTGTGCAGCGCTCAAAAAAGAAGGCGTCGAGATACGCGGCGATGAGCAATCTAAAGCAATCGTCCCCGACATCAAAGCCGCCAGCCCCGAGGACTGGGACACCGAATACCTTGATCTGATTTTATCGATCGCAGTGGTGGACGGCATCGATGGGGCCATCAAGCACATCGAAGAGCATGGCAGCAACCACACCGAAGTCATCGTCACGCGCAGCTACGAAAAATCCCAACGCTGGCTTAGGGAAATTGATGCTAGCTTTGTCCTGATCAACGCTTCGAGCCGATTTAACGACGGCGGTGAACTTGGCCTGGGGTGCTGAAATCGGAATTTCTACAACAAAAATGCATGCTTATGGCCCTATGGGCTTAAATGAGCTTTGCGCTTTAAAGTGGATAGGCTATGGACACGGGGAAATACGTCGTTAACATCTTTTAAAGGATTCTGGTTTGGCTAAACAAAGTTCATCGGTCGCTCGCAACGTTCAAAAAAATTCAACCCAGCTTGGCGCCAAACAACTTGCCCTCGGCATCGGAAATATCGGCATCGATAAAAAGGCCAAAGACATCGAAATCATCGATGTGCGCGGCAAAGTCGATTACACCGATTATATCGTGCTCATGAGCGGCAGCAGTGACCGTCAAGTCAATGCTTTGGCACGTTATATTGAAGAGGGCAGCAAAAAGGATCTTGGCACACCATGTCATGGTGTAGAGGGTTTACCGAAAGCCTCATGGGTACTTCTTGATTACGGCGATGTGATTGTGCACATTTTCCACGAACACACGCGTCCTTATTACGATCTTGAAACGCTCTGGATGGATGCCAAGCGCGTTGCACTCAAAGCTTAGCGCTACGTCGTGCAAGTTCTAGTGATTTCGGTGGGTCGGCTTAAAGACAAAGAGCTCAAAGCCCTGATTCAAGACTACGGCAAGCGTATCTCTCGTTTTACGCGTTTTGACGAAAAAGAAATCAAAGACGCCCAGCTTGATACCGTGCGCGAGCAAATCGAGCGCGCCATTCCAAAACGCTCGCGTACTATCGCTTTAGAGGTTCAGGGCAAAAGCTTTACGAGCCCCCAATTTGCCGCTGCCGTCGAACACGCCAGACACGATGCCATTGAGCATCTGGTGTTCATCATTGGCGGCGCGTACGGACTGCCCAAAACGATTTCCGATCAAGCCGACCT belongs to Myxococcales bacterium and includes:
- a CDS encoding GGDEF domain-containing protein: MSTSSESFCQRLDLGPNDRRRRLQLMGLTESIWPKSQILSVYVKKYEQEILDDFEAQLRDFKQIYHAVIPRFRLDEMHALIEKQIRNLGHEIHTEEYFEERLRLGSAYGKAELPAFVCNYLFHLLSNCLLASLNNHQQQDLDAVAERLLCLDLSLALEVIALMERRSRKERSSDRKTPIESDNAALYPLPKVEKGYVLTVLEQVLSPDTQNLSPMSVVVAEVDRLAIINQTHGQAIGDEVLRRVSVRMRSALRDEDTVGRYGGDDFLILLRDAPLDMARDVAERLRRRVAAEPIRLRDQQIHPTITVGVVQAGSSEGAELLFRRARSALEAAIEAGRNCVRCS
- a CDS encoding prepilin peptidase yields the protein MLVSDLSPWFIRTVAFVLGAAWGSFFNVAIYRWPLEMSVIKPPSHCPACGAPVRAWQNVPILGYVFLRGKAACCGVKLSIRYPLVELLGAVLALAIAELWVVWASPDRYMLAAVIEAGIYFTFVGGLLVATFIDLDCMLIPDEVTLPGAALGLVTVSLRQEPGALDAALGAGLGYLGIQVLFVWGYEILFARRGMGEGDSKLLMMIGAFLGWKGVLFSLMAASFQGVFAAAVLLLSGRSLKPKGAIEAQEPSQDEADPDQTDTPKSKGRLKMPFGPFLALAAVEYLFFGPTLVEAYFTMLR
- the proB gene encoding glutamate 5-kinase, with product MNFLENPREALTEAGCVVIKVGSKVLAGSKHNGWLDAFAAQIAALRAQGREVVVVTSGAIAWGYPRLGLTERPTEMALLQASAAAGQSHLMQAYEQSFAKHGLAAAQVLLTRTGIIPRDRYLNASAALNALLDHGLVPIVNENDTVSIDEITFGDNDHLAAMVSWLVGADLLILLTSVDGLLDAEQKRVSLVPEMATVSDLVKEEKSTDGTGGMDSKLKAAASAAKHGVPVVIANGNDGSILQYILDGQDVGTLVLPQGSRLASRKHWIAYTLHPEGSVVVDHGAAKALVQGKKSLLPAGVVQVQGDFAAGDSVRIIDEHGEEIARGLSRYSAEDAKKLIGVQSHEIAECLGRNDGHEIVHRDDMVVIYDASHYDKK
- the rsfS gene encoding ribosome silencing factor, yielding MGNIGIDKKAKDIEIIDVRGKVDYTDYIVLMSGSSDRQVNALARYIEEGSKKDLGTPCHGVEGLPKASWVLLDYGDVIVHIFHEHTRPYYDLETLWMDAKRVALKA
- a CDS encoding 23S rRNA (pseudouridine(1915)-N(3))-methyltransferase RlmH → MQVLVISVGRLKDKELKALIQDYGKRISRFTRFDEKEIKDAQLDTVREQIERAIPKRSRTIALEVQGKSFTSPQFAAAVEHARHDAIEHLVFIIGGAYGLPKTISDQADLKLSLSTMTLPHRLARLLLLEQIYRAFSILANEPYAHES